In the Streptomyces sp. SJL17-4 genome, CAGCTCGACGGCGTCCCGCCAGGGGTCCCTGCCGAGCAGCCCGACACCGCCGGAGTCGGCGCGGAGGAGGCCGAGGAGGACCCGGATGGTGGTGGACTTGCCGGCGCCGTTGGGGCCGAGGAAGCCGTGGACCTCGCCGGTCTCGACGGCGAGGTCGAGGCCGTCGAGCGCGTGGGTACGCCCGAAGGACTTGTGCAGTCCGACGACGCTGATTGCCTTCGTCATGCTTCAGAACGTACGCTCATTTCACAAAGTTGTGAAGTTAAGGAAACGTATAAAGTTGGAGCGGCGGAGCGAACCAGGGAGACGATGACCGGCATGACGACCACCGAGGCGAGCAAGGACGGCAACGAGGAGGGCGTGTCCCGCTTCGTGGAGCGCTTCGCCGCCGAACTGACGGAAGCCGGCATGCAGCGCATGGCCTCCCGCGTCTTCGCGGCGCTCCTCGCCTCCGAGACCGCCTCGATGACCTCGGCCGAGCTGGCCGAGCAGCTGCGGATCAGCCCGGCGGCCGTCTCCGGCGCGATCCGCTACCTCAGCCAGGTCAGCATGATCAGCCGCGAACGCGACCCCGGCACCCGGCGCGAGCGGTACGTCCTGCACAACGAGCTCTGGTACGAGACCTTCACCCGCCGCGACCAGATCCTCGTCCGCTGGGAGAAGGTCCTCCGCGACGGTTCCGAGACGCTCGGACCGGACACGGCGGCGGGCATGCGGACGGCCGAGACGGCGGAGTTCTTCGCGTTCCTCCAGCGGGAGATGCTGGGCATCATGGACCGCTGGGCGGCCTACCGGGACGCGCGGACCTAGGTCCCGTGAGCCCGGCATGATCCAAAAGACAGGCGCTAGCTAGTCCTGAGGCCTGGGCAGCGTCAGCCCCCACGCCTCCTCCAGGACCGTCCACGTCCGCCGCCGGACCGGCCCCGTCACGCGGCCGTCCGCGCGGTAGCGGAAGTCCGGGCCCGAGACGGTGAGGACGTGGGCGGTCGTGTGCCGGGGCGGGAGGGCCGAGGGATGGACGACCACCTCGGCCGTACCGCCGACCGAGCGGACCGTCAGGCTCTCCAGCGGCGTGTCGACATCGGTGAGCAGCACCCCGTCCGCCTCCACCCGCAGCCGGTGGGCGCGGACTGCGAGGGCCGTCGGGGCCGGGCGGACCAGGGTGCGGACGAGGGAGCGGCAGGTGCCCCAGACGGTCGGGGACGCCGAGGCCAGGGCGGGGGTGGCAGGACCGCCGGGGATACAGAGGTCGCCGAGGACGACGCCGTCGCTGTCGTCGACCAGCAGGTCGAGGCGCCGTACGGCCCCGTCGAGGACCGCCCGGGCCGCGGCCGGGGTCGAGCGCGGCACGCCGAGGGCGTGGGCGATCTCCAGGGCGTCCGGGGCACCTATCGGGACCAGGGAGAGCGCGCCCGCGGCGAGCTCCCGCTCCCGGTGCAGGAGGGCCACCGTCCGCAGCAGCGCACGGTCGTCGCCGAGCACCACGGGGCGCCGTGAGCCGCGCCGGGCCAGGGCGCGGGAGAATTCCTCCGGGCTGTCCGGCAGGCAGATCTTCGCCTCCGCGCCCGCGGACAGCACATCTTTCGCGATCCGCACGGACTCGCCGTCAATTCGGCGGGCGACCGGGTCGACGATGACCAGCAGCTGGTCGTGATCCGACACCTCGGTCCTTCCTCGGGTAGCATCTTTGTGCAAGAGCCCCTTGCGCTATTGCGCCAGGGGCTTCGTCTATTCCGGGGCACACCGGTGAGGCGGCCTCGGCCCCTGACCTTGGACATGCCCCACCCGGAAGGGGTGTACGCCTGTGCCCGCACTT is a window encoding:
- a CDS encoding MarR family transcriptional regulator, with amino-acid sequence MTGMTTTEASKDGNEEGVSRFVERFAAELTEAGMQRMASRVFAALLASETASMTSAELAEQLRISPAAVSGAIRYLSQVSMISRERDPGTRRERYVLHNELWYETFTRRDQILVRWEKVLRDGSETLGPDTAAGMRTAETAEFFAFLQREMLGIMDRWAAYRDART
- a CDS encoding diacylglycerol kinase, whose translation is MSDHDQLLVIVDPVARRIDGESVRIAKDVLSAGAEAKICLPDSPEEFSRALARRGSRRPVVLGDDRALLRTVALLHRERELAAGALSLVPIGAPDALEIAHALGVPRSTPAAARAVLDGAVRRLDLLVDDSDGVVLGDLCIPGGPATPALASASPTVWGTCRSLVRTLVRPAPTALAVRAHRLRVEADGVLLTDVDTPLESLTVRSVGGTAEVVVHPSALPPRHTTAHVLTVSGPDFRYRADGRVTGPVRRRTWTVLEEAWGLTLPRPQD